In Vagococcus carniphilus, the following proteins share a genomic window:
- a CDS encoding Mu transposase C-terminal domain-containing protein: MNQELPPLTSYSEELRQNAMDKYQVIAPYLKHEESLSNIAEESGVPKRTLYHWVNQYQQSGLKGLIRRKRSDSGSFKVEENVQEEIKKLIFENKKNTLTSIHRKVCKICKKKNWAPPSYNQVYAIAKNLSPQLKELAHKGKKEYQNNYDLVYRRESYYPNEIWQADHTPLDILVLNEKGKPERPWLTIILDDYSRAVAGYFLSFQAPSAIQTSLVLHQAIWKKSNSDWQICGIPETFYTDHGSDFTSNHLEQVAIDLKINLIFSTVGMPRGRGKIERFFLTINQLFLQDLPGYIGNQNTLNLLTIKELDEKLAHFIIYDYHHRVHGTTKQEPIKMWNNSGFLPHQPDSLESLDLLLLNVGKPRKVHSDGIHFQGLRYIDTNLAAYVGETVIIRYDPRDIAEIRVFYKDQYLCTAISPEISDYEVDLKEIVAARNKARKNLENQLHSGNNIAEELISSKQKELDNPVNKKDSKKSKIKRYYNE; encoded by the coding sequence ATGAACCAAGAACTTCCTCCATTAACTTCATATTCAGAAGAACTACGACAAAATGCGATGGATAAATATCAAGTGATTGCCCCTTATCTTAAGCATGAAGAAAGTTTGAGTAATATTGCTGAAGAATCAGGGGTTCCAAAAAGAACTTTATACCATTGGGTAAATCAATATCAACAATCAGGGTTGAAAGGATTGATCCGAAGAAAGCGCTCGGATTCAGGAAGCTTTAAAGTAGAAGAAAATGTACAAGAAGAAATTAAAAAGCTTATATTTGAAAACAAAAAAAACACCTTAACTTCTATTCATCGGAAAGTCTGTAAAATTTGTAAAAAGAAAAATTGGGCCCCGCCTAGTTACAATCAAGTATATGCGATTGCTAAAAATCTGTCGCCACAATTAAAGGAACTTGCTCATAAAGGAAAAAAAGAATATCAAAATAATTATGATTTGGTTTATCGTCGTGAGTCTTATTATCCCAATGAAATATGGCAGGCTGACCACACTCCCTTGGATATCCTTGTTTTAAACGAAAAAGGAAAGCCTGAGAGGCCATGGTTAACAATTATTTTAGATGATTATAGCCGAGCAGTTGCAGGGTATTTCCTTAGTTTTCAAGCTCCTTCTGCTATTCAAACTTCTTTAGTTTTACACCAAGCAATATGGAAAAAAAGCAACTCTGATTGGCAAATATGTGGTATACCTGAAACTTTCTATACCGATCACGGAAGTGATTTCACTTCAAATCATTTGGAGCAAGTCGCAATTGATTTAAAAATCAATCTTATTTTTTCTACGGTAGGTATGCCAAGAGGACGGGGGAAAATAGAACGTTTCTTTTTAACAATTAATCAATTATTTTTGCAAGATTTACCAGGTTACATTGGGAATCAAAATACTTTAAATCTTCTTACGATAAAAGAGCTTGATGAGAAATTAGCGCATTTTATTATATATGACTATCACCATAGAGTGCATGGCACTACAAAACAGGAACCTATAAAGATGTGGAATAATTCAGGATTTCTTCCTCATCAACCAGATAGTCTAGAAAGTTTAGATTTATTGTTATTAAATGTTGGAAAGCCAAGAAAAGTTCATTCTGATGGAATTCACTTCCAAGGTTTAAGATATATTGACACCAATTTAGCAGCTTATGTAGGTGAAACTGTTATCATTCGATATGATCCAAGAGATATTGCTGAGATTCGTGTATTTTACAAAGACCAATATTTATGTACGGCAATTTCTCCTGAAATTTCTGATTACGAAGTCGATTTAAAAGAGATTGTTGCGGCACGTAATAAAGCACGGAAAAACCTTGAAAATCAGCTCCATTCTGGAAATAATATTGCGGAAGAACTTATTTCATCTAAGCAGAAAGAGTTAGATAATCCTGTAAACAAAAAAGATTCTAAGAAGTCAAAAATTAAGAGGTATTACAATGAATAA
- a CDS encoding recombinase family protein, producing the protein MSGYIYGYARVSTRSQELSRQLDLLNEHNCNEILTEKMTGTKANRPQLNRLKDKLRPDDTVIVESFSRLGRSTKDLIDLVNYFEEHNVKLISLKENFDTVTPQGRLMMTVFQAFSQFERDLIVERTKEGLKSARARGRKGGRPPVNQRDIERAIKLYKSEEYSVKEIVEMTGISKSTLYRYLDK; encoded by the coding sequence ATGAGTGGGTATATATATGGGTATGCAAGGGTAAGTACACGATCACAAGAATTGTCTCGTCAGTTGGATTTGCTCAATGAACATAACTGCAACGAAATACTGACCGAAAAAATGACGGGAACCAAAGCTAACCGTCCGCAATTAAATCGGCTGAAAGATAAATTGCGTCCAGATGATACAGTTATCGTGGAAAGCTTCTCTCGTTTGGGGCGCAGCACAAAAGATTTAATTGATCTTGTAAATTACTTTGAAGAACATAATGTAAAGTTGATCAGCTTAAAAGAGAATTTTGATACGGTCACTCCCCAAGGGCGACTTATGATGACTGTGTTTCAAGCATTTAGTCAATTTGAACGAGATTTGATTGTTGAACGCACAAAAGAAGGTTTAAAAAGTGCTCGAGCTAGAGGGCGAAAAGGCGGGCGTCCTCCTGTGAACCAACGAGATATTGAACGAGCAATAAAATTGTACAAAAGTGAGGAATATAGTGTGAAAGAAATTGTTGAGATGACAGGAATCAGCAAGTCAACGCTTTATCGTTACTTGGATAAATAA
- a CDS encoding heavy metal translocating P-type ATPase, with the protein METIEEQQSQEKHNHNHDHDHEHGKMPIVLYFIGLALAVIALFLNEDYQLMRNILFSIATISAGYHVIILEGLGETIENSKVQKKFMPNSHILMGLAAIGASLMGNFWEGTLLILIFSGAHFLEDYAEGRSKREITKLLEMNPTTARLIQPDGSTKNVDVSELKVGDQLQVLNGDQVPIDGVILSGSTSIDESSINGESIPKEKSKGDDVFGSTINGTGTFTMEVTKENKDTVFSKILQLVNQNQDNQTKAASIIQKFEPKYVTVVLIAIPLFMLLAPFLLDWTWSQSIYRGLVLLVAASPCALAAATVSATLSTTSNLAKKGVLSKGSSYLSQLADIKAIAFDKTGTLTKGKPEVTNYYFADSVNEENMIDIVVALEKESNHPLADAILRKFEQKNKLTIDVENQIGKGLTGDYKGRNYRIGKPTSFDDVSDEYSRLNNEWASEGKTVVYVAVDEEVLGLIALMDIPSEHAKATIEYFRKQGIHTTLITGDSEMTGKAVAKQLGIDEVIANVMPEDKSRIIDEQKEKYGVTAMVGDGVNDAPALVNADVGIAMGDGTDVAVEVSDLVLMQNNLSKLVQSHNISSKMNRVIWQNIIFSMAVVAFLIVVSFLGLTDIGISVIIHEGSTLVVILNGLRLLRSNSKPIKN; encoded by the coding sequence ATGGAAACTATCGAAGAACAACAATCTCAAGAAAAACATAATCACAACCACGACCATGACCATGAACACGGAAAAATGCCAATCGTTTTATACTTTATTGGTTTAGCCTTAGCGGTGATCGCTTTATTTTTGAATGAAGATTATCAGTTAATGCGAAATATTTTATTCTCAATCGCTACAATCAGTGCAGGATATCATGTCATTATTCTTGAAGGCCTTGGAGAAACAATCGAGAACTCCAAAGTTCAAAAAAAGTTCATGCCCAACTCTCACATTTTGATGGGATTAGCGGCCATTGGCGCTTCTTTAATGGGGAATTTTTGGGAAGGTACATTATTGATTCTTATTTTTTCTGGTGCACATTTTTTGGAAGATTATGCAGAAGGAAGAAGTAAACGAGAAATCACGAAATTACTCGAAATGAATCCAACGACTGCCCGGTTAATCCAGCCTGATGGCAGTACAAAAAATGTTGACGTCAGTGAATTAAAAGTGGGAGATCAACTTCAAGTATTGAATGGCGATCAAGTCCCCATTGATGGCGTCATTTTGTCAGGCTCTACGTCCATTGATGAGTCATCTATTAATGGAGAAAGTATCCCAAAAGAGAAGTCCAAAGGAGACGACGTTTTCGGAAGTACAATCAATGGAACAGGTACTTTCACAATGGAAGTCACTAAAGAAAATAAAGATACAGTATTTTCAAAAATTTTACAGTTAGTAAACCAGAACCAAGACAACCAAACAAAAGCTGCGAGTATAATCCAAAAATTTGAACCGAAATACGTTACAGTTGTTTTAATTGCCATTCCGTTATTCATGTTATTGGCTCCTTTTCTCCTAGACTGGACATGGTCACAAAGTATCTATAGAGGATTGGTCCTTTTAGTGGCAGCTTCACCGTGTGCTTTAGCAGCAGCTACTGTCTCGGCAACGCTATCGACGACTTCTAATTTAGCCAAAAAAGGAGTCCTTTCAAAAGGTAGTTCTTACCTGTCTCAATTAGCCGATATTAAAGCAATTGCATTTGATAAGACGGGCACCTTGACCAAAGGAAAACCTGAAGTAACCAATTATTATTTTGCTGATTCCGTGAACGAAGAAAACATGATTGATATCGTAGTAGCTCTTGAAAAAGAATCCAATCACCCTTTAGCAGATGCTATTCTAAGAAAGTTTGAGCAAAAAAACAAACTAACTATTGATGTAGAAAACCAGATTGGTAAAGGATTGACAGGAGATTACAAAGGGAGAAATTATCGTATAGGAAAACCGACTTCGTTTGATGATGTTTCAGATGAGTATAGTCGTTTAAATAATGAATGGGCTTCAGAAGGTAAGACAGTCGTGTACGTAGCAGTAGATGAAGAGGTTCTAGGCCTTATTGCCCTCATGGACATTCCAAGTGAACATGCAAAAGCAACCATTGAGTATTTCAGAAAACAAGGTATACACACCACATTAATTACTGGTGACTCAGAAATGACGGGAAAAGCGGTTGCTAAACAATTGGGAATAGATGAAGTGATTGCAAATGTCATGCCGGAAGACAAATCCAGAATAATAGACGAACAAAAAGAAAAATACGGTGTGACCGCCATGGTTGGAGACGGTGTAAATGATGCTCCTGCTCTTGTTAATGCAGATGTGGGAATCGCTATGGGAGATGGGACTGATGTGGCAGTAGAGGTATCTGATTTAGTTTTAATGCAAAACAATTTATCAAAATTGGTACAATCTCATAATATTTCTTCGAAAATGAACCGTGTTATTTGGCAGAATATTATTTTTTCAATGGCCGTTGTTGCTTTTTTAATTGTCGTTAGTTTCTTGGGCTTAACGGATATTGGCATCAGTGTCATTATTCATGAAGGAAGTACATTGGTTGTTATTTTGAATGGACTTCGATTGTTAAGGTCTAATTCTAAGCCTATCAAAAATTAA
- a CDS encoding ArsR/SmtB family transcription factor produces MDTSTSSPINKEKIQSISKLFKVISDPTRLSILFLLQKKELSVGNIVLALDMEQSAISHQLKILKDSHLVKARREGKSMVYSLDDLHVFSILEQVLTHINELEQ; encoded by the coding sequence ATGGATACATCAACATCTTCGCCAATCAATAAAGAGAAGATTCAATCAATAAGCAAATTATTCAAAGTGATTAGTGACCCTACACGCTTGTCGATTCTCTTTCTCTTACAGAAAAAAGAACTCAGTGTTGGAAACATTGTGCTTGCATTGGATATGGAACAGTCCGCGATTTCACACCAACTAAAAATATTGAAAGATTCGCATTTAGTGAAGGCAAGGAGAGAAGGGAAAAGCATGGTTTACAGTCTTGATGATCTTCATGTTTTCAGTATTCTCGAACAAGTCTTAACTCATATCAACGAACTAGAACAATAA
- a CDS encoding cation diffusion facilitator family transporter, producing MKIAFFINFIFSMIEFFFGSLFNSVSIMSDAVHDLGDSISIGFAWFFQGYSEKQQDEQFTFGYNRFSLLGALITGVVLIGGSFFMIYRSIPRLIDPQPVNYSGMFWLSLVAIGLNGYAAWILSKGSSKNEGMLNLHMLEDVLGWIGVLVVSIVMNFTEAYRLDPILSILIALYILYKTVPEFFSTMKILLNGSPENVNVENLANSINNIPAVKDLSHFHIWSLDGEENALIVTVLIDSSDINKTREIKEEIAELAHTSGVKDHITIEITTSKDELEKGYAYGS from the coding sequence ATTAAAATTGCTTTTTTCATCAACTTTATTTTTTCCATGATTGAATTTTTCTTTGGGTCTCTTTTCAATAGTGTGTCAATTATGTCCGACGCCGTTCATGATTTAGGAGATTCCATTTCTATTGGATTCGCTTGGTTTTTCCAGGGGTACTCAGAAAAGCAGCAAGATGAACAGTTCACTTTTGGTTATAACCGCTTTTCATTATTAGGGGCGTTGATAACTGGAGTAGTACTGATCGGCGGCTCATTTTTTATGATTTACCGAAGTATCCCACGTTTGATTGATCCGCAACCGGTTAATTACAGTGGCATGTTTTGGCTTTCACTCGTGGCTATTGGATTGAATGGATATGCGGCTTGGATTCTAAGCAAAGGGTCATCTAAAAACGAAGGCATGTTGAACCTGCATATGCTAGAAGATGTATTAGGGTGGATTGGGGTCTTGGTTGTGAGTATCGTAATGAACTTTACCGAGGCTTATCGATTGGATCCAATCTTATCGATTTTGATAGCACTCTATATCCTCTATAAAACTGTACCTGAATTTTTCAGTACAATGAAAATTTTATTGAACGGTTCGCCGGAAAATGTAAACGTAGAGAACCTGGCGAACTCCATTAACAATATTCCTGCTGTAAAGGACCTCTCTCATTTTCACATTTGGTCACTGGACGGAGAAGAAAATGCCCTTATCGTTACGGTTCTTATAGACTCTTCCGATATAAACAAGACTAGGGAAATCAAAGAAGAAATTGCAGAGCTTGCCCATACATCGGGTGTAAAGGATCATATCACAATAGAAATAACTACAAGTAAAGACGAACTGGAAAAAGGGTATGCTTATGGCAGTTAA
- a CDS encoding class C sortase has product MKKNRQVISQIAIILIFMVGVLTMLYPFYVDALNNVIDQVRVDRYLKESQKEFEAERKRLAEENSKLSESGLAPGADPFANPNGGTVTAAYYKKHLIGTINLPDLAIELPLFDTTNDDLLEQGATVLDGTSFPVGGASTHAVISAHRGLPERELFTNLPELKNGDIFLLNVLGETLAYEVFDSQVVTPDQTSVLKIEPGQDLVTLMTCTPYMINSHRLLVTGKRVPYTPAAEKKQVKGDRFRKLKQIAILAGTALLILAAIYQLYHVIARYRLRKVRFDFTVCLEGVAEHTPIALYDKKGKKALRRNGKAYQELTDQTGQVTFTDLPGDCYRLKLGKSWLVQFGLKKKKRPSKIWKINKKKVMLKEERILEVK; this is encoded by the coding sequence ATGAAGAAAAATCGGCAAGTGATCTCGCAAATTGCGATCATCCTCATTTTTATGGTTGGCGTCTTGACCATGCTCTATCCCTTTTATGTCGATGCGTTGAATAATGTGATCGATCAAGTGCGCGTCGATCGCTATTTGAAGGAAAGCCAGAAAGAATTTGAAGCCGAACGCAAGCGACTGGCGGAAGAAAATAGTAAATTGAGCGAAAGCGGGTTAGCTCCGGGTGCCGATCCGTTTGCGAATCCGAATGGCGGTACGGTTACAGCTGCTTATTACAAAAAGCATTTGATTGGGACTATCAATCTTCCTGATTTGGCCATTGAGTTACCGCTGTTTGATACGACCAATGATGATTTATTGGAACAAGGCGCGACGGTCCTAGATGGCACGTCCTTTCCTGTTGGTGGCGCAAGTACCCATGCGGTGATCTCGGCTCATCGTGGCTTGCCAGAACGGGAACTCTTCACCAATCTGCCGGAGCTTAAAAACGGTGATATTTTTCTGCTAAATGTCTTAGGGGAAACCTTGGCTTATGAAGTGTTTGACAGCCAAGTCGTGACGCCAGATCAGACTTCGGTTTTAAAGATCGAACCAGGCCAAGACTTGGTGACGCTCATGACCTGTACCCCTTATATGATCAATAGTCACCGTTTGTTAGTCACAGGAAAACGCGTGCCATATACACCGGCTGCCGAGAAAAAACAAGTCAAAGGCGATCGTTTTCGTAAGTTGAAACAAATCGCTATCTTGGCGGGGACGGCCCTGTTGATCTTAGCCGCTATTTATCAATTATATCATGTGATCGCCCGTTACCGATTGCGGAAAGTGCGTTTTGATTTCACTGTTTGCTTAGAAGGCGTGGCAGAACATACGCCAATCGCACTCTATGATAAAAAAGGGAAAAAAGCCCTGCGGCGTAATGGAAAAGCCTATCAAGAACTAACAGATCAAACCGGACAAGTCACTTTTACCGATCTACCAGGGGATTGCTATCGTTTGAAATTGGGCAAGAGTTGGTTGGTGCAGTTTGGTTTGAAGAAAAAAAAGAGGCCATCCAAGATTTGGAAGATAAATAAGAAAAAAGTTATGTTAAAAGAAGAAAGAATACTAGAAGTCAAATAA
- a CDS encoding class C sortase, whose translation MDQRQKNERINLILKLLMAILFTTGAIIFSYPFLANAVNSYYDQKMMEKNLAEMAATNTKEQAKRHQEMAEKNKELAESKNMTNIPGMGLVEDPFENEVDDAKDPGKAYYKEHTVGAIYIPKISVSLPLFDETNAALLEKGATILQGTSYPIGGDSTHSVISGHSGLTERKLFTDLEKLVIGDDFYLTIAGKKLAYAVDDIQIVLPSDIDKVVIQPGRDLVTLLTCTPYGINTHRLLVTGHRVPYVEEMAEEVTSTKKAVERRFRLYLLLIPLFFAMIFYWMYRKFVYYQSGKHSYDFCFYLLENGQPKAGVTFTLVRKKRWATDVTNQPVAVSQVDGWVSFPEIRGGRYYAKAIDGSTKPVKGKVRRLKDRQFVLSRVTKKKQGKKVTYYLENGAKK comes from the coding sequence ATGGATCAGCGCCAAAAAAATGAACGGATCAATTTGATTTTAAAACTGCTAATGGCGATTTTATTTACGACCGGTGCCATTATTTTCAGCTATCCCTTTTTGGCCAATGCGGTGAATTCCTATTATGACCAAAAGATGATGGAAAAAAACTTGGCTGAGATGGCCGCAACAAATACCAAAGAACAAGCAAAAAGGCACCAAGAAATGGCCGAAAAAAATAAAGAGCTAGCTGAAAGTAAGAACATGACCAATATTCCTGGCATGGGACTGGTAGAAGACCCGTTTGAAAATGAGGTCGATGATGCCAAAGATCCGGGTAAAGCCTATTATAAAGAGCATACCGTGGGTGCTATCTATATTCCAAAAATTTCGGTCAGCTTACCTTTATTTGATGAAACCAATGCTGCTCTTTTGGAAAAAGGCGCGACGATTTTACAAGGAACGTCTTATCCGATCGGTGGCGATAGTACCCATTCGGTGATCTCAGGCCACAGTGGCTTGACGGAACGTAAACTTTTTACAGATTTAGAAAAGTTGGTGATTGGCGATGATTTTTATTTGACCATTGCTGGGAAAAAATTGGCTTATGCGGTCGATGACATCCAGATCGTTTTACCGTCGGATATCGACAAAGTGGTCATCCAACCGGGGCGGGACTTGGTGACCTTATTGACTTGTACACCTTATGGCATCAATACCCATCGTTTATTAGTCACTGGACACCGTGTGCCTTATGTGGAGGAAATGGCGGAGGAAGTGACCAGTACCAAAAAAGCGGTCGAACGGCGTTTTCGCTTGTATTTACTACTGATCCCGCTTTTCTTTGCCATGATTTTCTATTGGATGTATCGCAAGTTCGTCTATTATCAAAGTGGCAAACACAGTTATGACTTTTGTTTTTACTTATTGGAAAATGGTCAACCCAAAGCAGGCGTGACTTTTACCTTAGTCCGTAAAAAACGCTGGGCAACAGATGTCACTAACCAACCAGTTGCTGTAAGCCAGGTGGATGGATGGGTGTCTTTCCCTGAGATCAGAGGGGGTCGTTATTATGCCAAGGCGATCGATGGGTCGACAAAACCAGTTAAGGGCAAGGTCCGCCGTTTAAAAGATCGGCAGTTTGTTTTAAGCCGCGTCACGAAGAAAAAGCAAGGTAAGAAAGTTACTTATTATCTGGAGAATGGAGCGAAAAAATGA
- a CDS encoding SpaH/EbpB family LPXTG-anchored major pilin, whose amino-acid sequence MKKLWKTLFAALLVVPLFTGVFGAKTVSAAEATTTNVTINKRIWKDGEAPAQGSMQNTGEEMDFGGDPLEGAGFTAYDVTDAYLALIADGKSQAEATKEIADNASDYTTVAKAEQKTDANGQTTFEGLALKDGDKDKVYMFVETSTPGNVSVTTKAAPIVLAMPIYTFKDGKYSDTINTNVQVYPKNETKTDKKEVANLDKFTEVKGADGNVLYHNLTTGDEIEYKLTLNIPADILEDGVTYSVTDTPTAGLAYVKDSFAATGLVAGTDYELAEDSATGGFTVTLKQSENVGKLAGSQLIATYKMKLTAEVNPDDLVNNSAQVTIGNNPQDKITPPTQFGTGGYKFVKKDSQSGATLSGAEFVVKQGSNFAIFEDAKNTKGEYIFKEWTTDEAKATKIVSDDKGELKVIGLKNGDYQLEEKATSSDKYVLLDEDVDFTVEHGQYGSQELKSVLNTPKGLLPSTGGNGIYAFLLIGAALMIGAYAWFKKSKTQAEV is encoded by the coding sequence ATGAAGAAATTATGGAAAACACTTTTTGCAGCACTACTTGTAGTGCCTTTATTCACCGGCGTGTTTGGTGCGAAAACAGTAAGTGCTGCTGAAGCAACAACGACAAATGTAACGATCAACAAACGAATCTGGAAAGATGGCGAAGCTCCAGCACAAGGTTCCATGCAAAATACTGGGGAAGAAATGGACTTTGGTGGAGATCCACTTGAAGGAGCCGGCTTTACAGCCTATGATGTAACAGATGCTTATCTTGCTCTGATTGCAGATGGTAAGTCACAAGCAGAAGCAACAAAAGAAATTGCTGATAATGCGTCAGATTACACAACTGTAGCAAAAGCAGAACAAAAAACGGATGCCAATGGTCAAACAACTTTTGAAGGACTTGCTTTAAAAGACGGTGACAAAGATAAAGTCTATATGTTTGTTGAAACAAGCACGCCAGGCAATGTTTCCGTAACGACAAAAGCCGCTCCAATCGTTTTAGCAATGCCAATCTATACGTTTAAAGATGGCAAATATTCAGATACAATCAATACCAACGTTCAAGTCTATCCAAAGAACGAAACCAAGACTGATAAAAAAGAAGTTGCCAATTTAGATAAGTTCACTGAAGTTAAGGGTGCTGATGGAAATGTTTTATATCATAACCTTACAACTGGCGATGAAATCGAATATAAATTAACTTTAAATATTCCTGCGGACATTCTGGAAGATGGCGTCACTTACTCTGTAACTGATACGCCAACTGCTGGACTTGCTTATGTAAAAGATTCTTTTGCAGCAACTGGTTTAGTAGCTGGAACTGACTATGAATTAGCTGAAGATTCTGCAACTGGCGGATTTACTGTTACTTTGAAACAAAGTGAAAATGTAGGAAAATTAGCTGGTAGTCAATTGATTGCTACTTACAAAATGAAATTAACTGCTGAAGTAAATCCTGACGATTTAGTAAACAATAGTGCCCAAGTAACAATTGGTAACAACCCTCAAGATAAAATTACACCTCCAACGCAATTTGGTACAGGTGGTTATAAATTCGTCAAAAAAGATTCGCAATCTGGTGCAACCTTATCTGGTGCGGAATTTGTCGTAAAACAAGGCTCTAACTTTGCAATATTTGAAGATGCTAAAAACACTAAAGGTGAATATATCTTTAAAGAATGGACGACTGATGAAGCAAAAGCAACGAAAATCGTTTCTGACGACAAAGGTGAGTTGAAAGTAATTGGTTTGAAAAATGGTGACTATCAATTAGAAGAAAAAGCGACTTCAAGTGATAAATATGTGTTACTTGATGAAGATGTCGATTTCACTGTTGAACACGGTCAATATGGCAGTCAAGAACTAAAGTCTGTTCTTAACACGCCTAAAGGTCTGCTTCCATCAACAGGTGGTAACGGGATCTATGCCTTCTTACTTATCGGTGCTGCTCTTATGATCGGTGCTTACGCTTGGTTCAAGAAATCTAAAACACAAGCTGAAGTCTAA
- a CDS encoding pilin N-terminal domain-containing protein, with protein sequence MKNKSLFIKITLLLSTLLVGIFTGQQAFADDGTIDIVIHKQLWDQAPDAAIQNTGAADQDIKDPIEGVGFTIYDITEDYYKLVKGSDETTTIQMIQENVADYQKIIREQGLTDEKGTIKFTQLPKSSGGKNAVYLIVETALPDPEKVKVEKAAEPLVVALPVYEMSTDGKTYTDKELATVHLYPKNVGTIVEKPVTPTKPKKPSKPKKRFPQTGEAKSFLGILGILLIGTAIILWRKHSVRNN encoded by the coding sequence ATGAAGAATAAATCATTGTTCATCAAAATCACCTTACTTCTTTCAACTTTGCTGGTAGGGATCTTTACGGGGCAACAAGCCTTTGCGGATGACGGGACGATCGATATTGTGATCCACAAACAATTGTGGGACCAAGCACCTGATGCAGCTATTCAAAATACGGGAGCGGCCGATCAAGATATCAAAGATCCAATCGAAGGGGTCGGCTTTACGATTTATGACATTACAGAGGATTATTATAAATTGGTCAAAGGCTCTGACGAAACAACAACTATTCAAATGATTCAAGAAAATGTTGCTGATTATCAAAAAATTATCAGAGAACAAGGCCTGACTGATGAAAAAGGCACAATCAAATTTACCCAACTACCTAAAAGCAGTGGCGGTAAAAATGCGGTTTACCTGATTGTTGAAACGGCATTGCCTGATCCTGAAAAGGTAAAAGTCGAAAAAGCGGCCGAACCCTTAGTAGTGGCTTTACCAGTATATGAAATGAGCACAGACGGTAAAACCTATACGGACAAAGAATTAGCTACCGTTCACCTTTATCCTAAAAATGTGGGAACAATCGTTGAAAAGCCAGTGACACCAACTAAACCTAAAAAACCAAGTAAACCGAAGAAACGCTTTCCACAAACAGGTGAAGCAAAATCCTTCCTAGGTATATTGGGGATTCTTTTGATCGGTACGGCGATCATTTTATGGCGGAAACACTCTGTACGAAACAATTAA